CCAAAATAACTGTACGTCTGTTGACTTGAGGCCGATAACTGGTTTCAATCCTCGAAGCGGGTCCTGTTCATGTGGCCAGAGCGGACGATCGACCCTATTTCAACGGAGGTGCGCCGTGGACGCCGGACCGCAGAAGGAACATCGCTGGCTCGACAGGCTCGTGGGCGACTGGACGTTCGAGGGCGAATGCGCCGCCATGGGGCCCGGCCAGCCGCCGATGAAGTACGTCGGCGTCGAGACGGTCCGTTCGCTCGGCGGCCTGTGGACGGTCGGCGAGGGCGAGAACGAGATGCCCGAGGGGGGCGTCGGCAAGTCGGTCATGACGCTCGGCTACGACCCGGCGTCCCGGTGCTACGTCGGCACGTTCATCGCGTCGATGATGACGCACCTGTGGATCTACAACGGCTCCCTGGAGGGCGACGTGCTGGAGCTGGACGCCGAGGGGCCGGGCTTCACCGGCGAGGGCGCCCGGAAGTACCGCGACAGCATCGAGTTCACCGACGACGACCACCGGACGCTGAAGTCGCACGCCCTGGGCGACGACGGCGCGTGGCAGCTCTTCATGACGGCCCGATACACTCGCAAGAAGTGAGCCCTTTCCCACGGAGACCGACCATGCTCGCGCACGCCCTGACGCCGATCCTGAACGTCTCGGACATCCTCGAGAGCTTCGCCTGGTTCGAGAAGCTGGGATGGACGAGGGGCTTCGACTGGGGCAGCCCTCCCACCTTCGGGGCCGTGTGTTCGGGGAAATGCGAGATCTTCCTCTGCCAGGGGGCGCAGGGCGGCCGCGGGAAGAGTTCTTCGCCGACGACCAAGGACCATGGCGAGAACGGTGACAAGGGCGTCTGGATGTCGATCTGGGTCG
The DNA window shown above is from Paludisphaera mucosa and carries:
- a CDS encoding DUF1579 domain-containing protein; the protein is MDAGPQKEHRWLDRLVGDWTFEGECAAMGPGQPPMKYVGVETVRSLGGLWTVGEGENEMPEGGVGKSVMTLGYDPASRCYVGTFIASMMTHLWIYNGSLEGDVLELDAEGPGFTGEGARKYRDSIEFTDDDHRTLKSHALGDDGAWQLFMTARYTRKK
- a CDS encoding bleomycin resistance family protein, with the protein product MLAHALTPILNVSDILESFAWFEKLGWTRGFDWGSPPTFGAVCSGKCEIFLCQGAQGGRGKSSSPTTKDHGENGDKGVWMSIWVDDVDAVHRHCLAEGLEVTMPPTDEPWNVREMHVRHPDGHVFRISKGIGEAE